Proteins from a single region of Hordeum vulgare subsp. vulgare chromosome 6H, MorexV3_pseudomolecules_assembly, whole genome shotgun sequence:
- the LOC123401608 gene encoding FHA domain-containing protein DDL: MASTVDRRDQSSRRSGHTRSRSPARERVSPPRKQSPPARRERSRPERTGSPRRSGHTRSRSPARERVSPPRKHSPSARRERSHAERSGSPRRRSPVKVSLSHREMSPQREKVKERVRSPKHARSPSPAGKRQSRSLSPRSKRLRRAQAEREGADVTEGDRRRPPSSEDRGTRKHTERDESASRDRKVEPKDDRSAFTGRRLDDDDDGRGHSRDRRTDRDDRSGASREARSARDSERHDSRGKRSDLDRKGGSREQRTDQSPRRDSVRDRMADRDENNGGSGRSSRRGRSGSPEEHRHRGRHESHTSPRASRSAAHREDTSSRVDVASRSGDADSLAMMNTAAEALEVKEKQKPSFELSGKLAEETNKVGGITLLYSEPPEARKSDIRWRLYVFKGGEALNEPLYVHRMSHYLFGRERRIADIPTDHPSCSKQHAVLQYRLVEKEQPDGMMSKQVRPYLMDLGSTNGTFINENRVESLRYYELFERDNIKFGNSSREYVLLHENSTD; the protein is encoded by the exons ATGGCATCTACTGTGGACCGGAGGGATCAATCCTCCCGGAGGTCGGGGCACACGAGGTCTCGTTCTCCAGCGAGGGAGCGCGTATCGCCTCCACGCAAGCAGAGCCCGCCAGCTCGGAGGGAGAGGTCACGGCCTGAGAGGACTGGCTCGCCTAGGAGGTCAGGGCACACAAGGTCCCGTTCTCCGGCCAGGGAGCGTGTGTCGCCTCCACGCAAGCACAGCCCGTCAGCTCGGAGGGAGAGGTCACATGCTGAGAGGAGTGGCTCGCCTAGGAGGCGGTCCCCTGTCAAGGTTAGCCTTTCACATAGGGAGATGTCGCCACAGAGAGAAAAGGTGAAGGAGCGGGTCAGGTCGCCGAAACATGCACGGTCCCCATCGCCTGCTGGGAAACGACAGTCTCGGTCGCTCTCACCACGCTCCAAACGACTAAGGAGAGCTCAGGCTGAGCGGGAAGGGGCCGATGTAACTGAAGGTGACCGTCGGAGGCCTCCCAGTAGTGAAGACCGGGGCACAAGGAAGCACACGGAGCGTGATGAGAGTGCGTCAAGGGATAGGAAGGTGGAGCCAAAAGATGATAGGAGTGCCTTCACAGGTAGAAGactggatgatgatgatgatggaaggGGTCACTCAAGAGATAGAAGAACTGACAGGGATGATCGGTCAGGTGCTTCGAGAGAGGCACGATCAGCCCGAGACAGTGAAAGACATGATTCAAGAGGGAAAAGGTCAGACCTGGACCGAAAAGGTGGTTCCAGGGAGCAAAGGACAGACCAAAGTCCCAGAAGGGATTCCGTGCGAGATAGAATGGCAGACCGGGATGAGAACAATGGTGGATCAGGACGATCATCTAGGCGTGGCCGATCAGGGTCTCCAGAAGAGCATAGACATAGGGGCAGGCATGAATCTCACACATCACCAAGGGCATCCAGAAGTGCAGCACATCGTGAG GATACAAGCTCTAGAGTGGATGTAGCATCCCG GAGTGGTGATGCTGATTCATTGGCAATGATGAATACTGCTGCAGAAGCTCTGGAGGTGAAAGAAAAG CAAAAACCATCATTTGAGTTGTCTGGAAAGCTTGCCGAGGAGACTAACAAAGTTGGAG GTATAACTTTGTTGTATTCAGAACCTCCAGAGGCTCGCAAATCAGATATTAGATGGAGACTCTATGTATTCAAGGGTGGTGAAGCACTGAATG AACCGTTGTATGTTCATCGCATGAGCCACTACCTTTTTGGAAGGGAAAGGAGAATTGCAGATATCCCCACAGACCATCCCTCCTGCAGCAAGCAACATGCAGTTCTTCAATACAG ACTTGTAGAGAAGGAGCAACCAGATGGCATGATGTCAAAGCAAGTGAG GCCTTATCTGATGGATCTTGGTAGTACCAACGGGACTTTCATCAAT GAGAATCGTGTTGAGTCCCTCCGCTACTACGAACTCTTCGAAAGGGACAACATTAAGTTTGGCAATAGTAG CCGGGAGTACGTGTTGCTCCATGAGAACTCGACAGACTGA